The DNA sequence CATCGCATTTCTATCCGATGCTTTTCTCACGAGAAACTTGTGAGGTCCTCTAAACGAACCCATTATCTGTTTCTTCAAATGGCCACAATAAGAAAGGCGATGAATGTTGATCCCCTGTTCTTGTTTTAATTCAAAGAGTTTCTACTCGATGAAGATTTAACACTCCAAACACTGTACCTCTTAGCAAATCCACTCTAAGAtgcttctttttttattattcctCGTGTTAGACGTTTATTCAAGACGATGCcactttggtgatgttcaatataatgAGCACATGTTAGTAGTTTTGTGGATTCCATGGGAGAAGTTATATTTGTACCGTGCTATCTGTACCGTGTCCGCTATTATGCTTTCTCGCGGTGCCTAGACCGTGATTAACATGGTTATCTTCCTCCAGGCTCCAGTTTTGGTTGCTCAGAGTGATAGAGACCAGTATGACTACCTACTTAGCATTGTTGATCCAGGCAAGAGAATGGGCCCTGACGAGGAAGCTTTACTGGCGGTTGgtgatttttcatatataaactcAGAGATCCATCCCAAAAGTTTGAGATATTTGACAtccttttttccttttgattCTCCAGACAGTGCTGAAGGCGCTATCAGGAGCTGTCTCCAAGATAGACATTATGTATCACGGTTCTCTGTTGAGCAATGTATGTCCTAGGAGAATTCAGTTATGGCTTTCTGTCTGCGTGCGCATTAGCTTGTAACTCAATTATTTGTGATATGTTTGTCAGATTTTTGGTTTGTGCCTATGGAACTATGGGGTGGACGCCAGGAATGCTTTGTTGGAATTAATTACTACTTTGGTATGAGTCTTCATAGGGTGAAGAATATTTTACTATAAGCTCTATCGGACATGGTTTACTTATGTGATTATTTTCCTCTATTGTTGCCAGGCTGCTGTACCTGACAAGTTTCTTGATGCCTGTTTACATATGCTTGTGGTTAACTTTCTACCACCCCGAAGACTAAGGGAGTCCATTAGTCAATCACGATGGctcacaagaaagaaagaaattcaTAATGAGCTTCACATGGCATTGCATTATATTACTGTTATAATACCTCTTGCTCCAATGAAGCTGAGGAATGTAATTGACAAAAGAATGCCAAGATACACAGATCCCAAAGATGTAAGTTTTTAGACCTTCGATTGTTCAATCCTCAACTTTACCTTCTAAAACTAGACAAAGAATGATGCTCAGTAACTCGACAAGTTTATTGTGATCTGCAGATTGACATATCAATATAACCATGTTTTTTTCTGCATTCTTTGGACTGTTGTTAAAAACCACTTTTGCATATGGTGCCTATAGGCTATCTTATGTTATATGTTGTCAAGTTTTGTTTTCTTTCCCCAGTTTAATCCAGCGATCCAGACTTTATCTTGTAGATGCAAAATTCATTATATATGAGTATTTGTTAACGTTCTTTTGCTGCTTATGGATAAGAATTGGATGGATATCTATAGTCTTGTCATCGACATTCCATCCAGCAGAAGTCTAGAATCATGCTGAGCTAGTTGTGAATACACTTGTGTTATGTTTACTTCCGAAAGCAAATTTTGATTATCATCTTGATCCTTCCATTGATTTGAGTACCGAAAGTATGAAAATATGTGTTGCTTCTTAGATTGAAATCCAACTCTATTTTCCCTTCTATTTATCATCTGCAAGCCAAAGAACAGCCAACCTTTACTTTTCCGTCACTAGCAACTGATTGTAGTAGCCATGGCAATGGTGATGATGGCAGTGGCAGTGATAATCCTTGTGTGGTGATGATGACTGACAGTGCCAGCACCAACAAGACCAATAGAGTGGGAGCGCCAGCAATGACAAGGGTGGTAATATGGAGAATGACGATGGAAACTTTGTCACGATAGTGATGGTGGCAATGCTGATGATGGGGCCTATGGCAGCAACGTCATCATTGACAACTGGAGCTGGGAGCAACAACTGGGTAATGTTGATAAAGGCAACCTATAGCAGTGTATGATGATGGTGGCATTAGTGTGATATGCTAGTGATGGTGTCAGCTGTGTTGAGTACAATAATATGAATGATCAATGATGGCTGTTGTTGCAGCAGAAATTCAAACCTGAACATCTGATTAGTTTTGGCCAAAAGGAATGGAGAACATGAATTCAAGTTGATTAGGGATCAACTTTTCAGAAAAATCTATTTTGAGTAAGAAGATTGGAACATTAGTTTTTAAGGAAACAATTTTCGTATTTGGATTACTAGAGGATTGGCATTGGTGTCAAGTTGAGCTTGTTAATTTGCAATTTAGGTGATGAAAGATTGAGTTGAGGAAACAACCTCCGCTTGGAGCATGTTGTGTGCCTTGACGCTTTCCTAACTTTACATTGATGGGAATCTTGTGCACTTGGCCATCCTTTATCATTGCACTTACCAAGTTTCTCATCATCTTTTGATCTTTATGGAAAGTTCTTTGAAATCTACAGATTCCTTGGTCATCGACTTTTGGCACATCTGTTTTTTCCTTTTCAATTCACTTTACTCTCTATTGCGCCTTTGCAAGTTCTGAAATTGTCTCATACTTCAGCATACAATTATCAGTTGATATTTCTAGTTGCAGTTGGAAGCTTGATAACAAGGGGATCAGGAAATCCAAGTATCTATAAGTATGCTTATCTATCTACTTTGAGGAAGACACCTCACTGTATCTATAGAGGATGGATCTATCATGTTATGGTTGAAAATAGCAGGGAGTTCATTTTATGTATGTAATATAAGTTATCAATATTTTAGCTTTAAAAAGCATCAACTTTCTGTTACATTTTTTCCATGATAAGCCTAGACACATGATTTTGCACAGAGGTTAGGTTTTATCATGCTCCTGTACTGCTGGTTTCTTTAAGCTGATGTGGAATTTGTTTCTACCTACAATAAATCTTGGATAAAGATTCATCAAGTCTCTAACATATGCAGGTGATTGTATTATTTGTGGAATGCATGCTTGGGCTGGAGAATGATGAAGTTGGAGAATTCCTTGGAAGTACATTGTTGGCGAAGGTGGTGGATTTGCTCGCAGATTTGGATGTGAGTTTTGGTCCTGTTGGTTGCTGCTTGAGATTGTGATTTACAGTTAAATGAATGGCCTTTAATGCTCAGTCTTTTAGTGTTTCAGGTAAATATAACTTGGGAGGACATTCTTCAGGAAGAACATAACAAGGGCATATTTGAAATGGAACTTGAAGATTGGGATGATGATATGGATAATGTTGCTAAAGCTGGCATAAAGGTTAACAAGAAGAGTGGATTGTGGGATATAATGTTCCAGTTGAAATCTGTTAATACTTTCTACATACTTATAATGGGGAAATGTCTCTCAATTTTTCAGCTTCCTATGGAGAATGGGGTTCTAAAGGGCAATGCTTATGCTGATAAATTGGATGGTTTGATGGTGATAGTATGTGAACACCTTAAATTGCGCGCAGATAGTGGCCATTTATTAAATGTGAGTCCCTACAGGAAAATATATATTGTTTTTTGAAGATTTTCAAGGCCTAAAATATGAACACAGAGTTGGTGAAATTTTCAATATGATGTTTACCATTTAAACATGCATGTTTGATatgtgataaaaattttaaaggGAAAGAAAACAATATTTTCCTTAAATATATTGGCAGCGGGTACTTGAATTTTCAACATCCATTTTTTTGGcaataaaaaagaaagatcaaAAGAGTGACTGAAACTAAACATGTTTGATAGGAATTAGGAAATAGACACACGAAGAGTATTTGTAAATACTAGCATTGTCTAGAACCAATGTTAATATATGTTGGCTATTAGACTACTTAGATAATATAGTGACTGTATGATCCGTTCAGCATTTAAAGCATAACTGTTTGTTGGTGATTTCATGTTTTATTTCGTGCAATATCCTTTTTGTATTAATGACTGTGATTTTACTtgcaaataatattttatttttttccctttagtATACCGCCTTATGATACATAAAATAAGTTCATTTGAGAAATCCTAGATGACATTTATCCATAGAAATtgtatcatttgccaaaagtaatGATATTTCTTAGTGATATTAAACAGATCACTTTATCATCTAGTTTAACATGAGTAGGCTTTATTGACCACCTAATAAAGAAAAATAACTGCTCAAATCAGAAGCTGCTGTTGTAAGTGAATTGACTTATCTGTTCTACATGTTATCAAATAGAGTAACTTCAGCTAATCTTTGACGAACTAAGTCAATTTACTGCCTTCAATCACTTCACAGAAAATATTTTGCAACCTTATTTTTTGGTCTTATTTTGGTATAGGTGTTTGAAACACTCTCAGAGATCTTTCGAATAGCCGTGCTAAAACTTCACAAGTCAAAATTTGCTCAGgtagtttttttttctattcttttatgCATATACAATATTGTTACTGGTCTATGTTTTGGTGTTCTATAAATGAGTTAAACTTCCCTTTTCTTTATGCAGTTCCTGATGTTCTATGCCTGCTCACTGGATCCTGACATTTGTGGACTGAAATTTGCTGTTCTGCTCACAGATATTTTTGTTTCAAAACATGAGGACCCAGATTCCAGGTAATTTGGGAATTTCAAACTGAACATGTTATTAAATGTTACATGTGATTCACTAGTTACTGCTGTTTATTTTTTCTAATTTGATAATAGTTGATATCATGGGACTCCTCGTTTGGGCTGGCATGGATTGGTAAGCATGAATCAGTACATGGACCCAGTCTGTTTTTATTTAAAATACAAAGTAAAAAGATTGAAATTAGGGCTTGCTATCTCGAGGCCTCTTCTCCGTGGAACATCTTCGTGTCGTCTGCCACTTCTCACCTCTCCTCTTCTTGTTGTTGTCCGCCACTGCTACCTATCCTTTtcatcctgtttcctcctcttcctccaccaccgacCTTGTTGTATGCTTCCTTCTCCTTTTCTCTCCTTTTTCCAATatctcttctttttccttctcttcttctgccGCCGCctcttttttctcttcctcttcttccttttcctccctcttcctctattgcctcatcttctttcttttcctctctCTTCCTCTTTCGTCTATCTCCTTGTCTCTTCCTTCCTACTTttactccttcctcttcctctctcttcctCCACAGCCACCTTTTCCTTCCTccttttcttctagagtctttggtacATACCGGTGTCCCATGAGTCAGCACACCGAAACCAACCAATACATGTCAGTTCAGTCGGGGACCGGTACGAAATTACAATACTTAGTTGATATTTTTTACTAGACAttgaaaagtgaaaaaaaaaaaagtacttgAGTTTCTGGCTTCAACTGAATTTTATAATAACCATAAAGCAGCAAAGCATACATAATAGCACCTTTTTATGTAATAGCTTGGAGTTAGACATTTATTTCTGTTGGTCTGAAAAGCTGGTTTTTGTGGTTTTAGTGACCCAATGCTGGATATCACATATAccattttgtagttagcatgttctTCTGGTTATGCTTATGTTGGAATAGCTAGGTTAATAATCTGTTGCTTTGCTAGAAACTAAAACGTTTTTTTTTTTACCAGACCTTTTCAATGTTATTGTCTGATAAAGAGTGTTATCTGATTTCTTTGGGGGTTTCGTTAATGCAGAATGAAGGCTGTTTCATATCTTGCAAGTTATCTTGCTCGGGCAAAGTTTATTTCATCTTCCCTTGTTGCAAGCATACTTAAGAGGTTTGAGAATATCTCTTTGGTAATTTTGTCTATTTTTTCTCTATATTTCACTAACTTATCTGGTCAACATTTTATATCCTGGTTCAGATTAGTGGATTGGTGTTTTGAGTATTGCCAATACCAAGATAGTCAGGAAAAAAAGATCAATCCTCAAGCTCACCGAATCTTTTATTCTGGATGCcaggtattttttttaattttcctgATTTGAAGGTCTTCAGCATGCCATGTTCTTATGTTGCATAATGAGAATATGATATGAGATTATGTGCTGATCATCTTTTATTCGTACACCTAACCAGGATGTCATATATTGTATGTCTATTGAAGTAACTGCTTGATgttgtttttttctcttcttgGAGCAAAAGTGTAGTTTTCCACATTGTATATTACAAGAATAAACAAAAAGATAAGAGCTAGTGGAAGCTAGAGAAGTAGGGAGGCGTGTTGGACCATTAGCATTTTTTTTCTGACTATATTCATTTTTGGACAACTAGTGTGCTTGTGGCTTCTGAAAAGTCTTGATTTGTGCTCAAGAGCAGTCTTTCAGATTCCTCCAATTCTTACATGACCCATTCAGAGATGGAGAGAATATCTTAACTCTGTTAAAGATGGAATCCCTCGATTGTAGTGTCTGTCTTGATATCTGTACCTCTTCCTTCACAGTATGCAAACCCAGTTGACAACTTTGTAGCCTTTCTCAACTTAAATGCTATATTAATCAAATGAGATTTCTTTATGGGACTGCAGTTATGGAGAATTTTATCATCTTGAATTAGCATAAAATCCTTATCTAAGATCTGGCTGTTAGTTGAACTGCGAGGCTATGTTATTCAAAACATGTAGTCTCGAcgatataattttatcatgatgtATGATTACTGCCTTGTTACCTTTTAGTTCCCACTCATGTaagctttttttctttctcaatttaattttttattttttatttcttgtagGCTGTGATGTACATTCTCTGCTTTCGCATGAGAGCAATCTTGGATGTCTCTCACCTCAGGCAGCTGCTTTTCCATATGCCTTTGGTTTCAATCTTGTGTCACCCCAATTTGGATCCTCTCAAGGTGTGTGGAAATTTATGTCTTTTTGCTGTTAGGAAGTTAATGGTTAAGCCCGACTGTGGTTGGAATATTTGGTAAAAGCTTTAATTCCTAAAATATTTAATTGTCTAAAGGGATATTATGGGCATCACTTAGTttggacacacacacacacacagagtatATAAAACAATAATTAGACTGCAATTTTGGGCATGTCTGCAATTTAGGTAATCTTCAGGACGTAGGAAAGAAGTCATTAATGTGGATGTTCATTCACATCCCAAGTTTCTGACAGCATGGAATCTGCTGAGAGGTGAACTCAATAAAggtaacaaaaaaagaaaaagtgggAGGACAAAAGAATCATGTAGAACAATACTCAGAAGTCAGAACTTTCGTTGTGCAACTATTGGTGAAGTCAGAGGAGGAGCTTCAGTGCTATGGAGTAGGGTGCAAGAATGGTTTGGTAAAACCTAATACAAGAGTCTTTCTCAGAGAACAATAGCATCCTCTTTCATAACCCCTCAAATATGATGCCTTGAGCTCAAGTGTCAAATGTGCATACGTGGGATGTGTATAAACGAAGGGTTAAAATCTTTGCTGGGCCCTCTAGAGCCCTTGATGAGCTAGAAATATGGGATCGATCCTCTTGGAGTTGTGAATCAATGCAAGACAccatgtatgttttatgttatcgGAATTTTTTTTGGGGGTTCCATGTGATGGATTGATAAATCTCTACTTGTCTCCATGTTCACAACAATAAGAATCCCTGATATTTCAGAAATGAGACTCACATCGAAGCGGACTCATGGTTTATCTGCATTGTTAATACCTTTTTGCTTTGAATGATTATCTAGAGAAGTTAAATGACAAAAACTTTCATGGTTGCTAATTTCTGTGACGTTCATCTGTCAACTGGATATGTTCTGATATCTTTGACCACACGATGCAGGTCTGTTTGCCTTCGATTGTGCAAGAGTTCCTGAGACAGGCAAAGGCTGGTCGGTTATTCAAGATATCAATACCTTACCTTGATGACAACTCACTTGAGTCTGAATTCTCCAAGGCTTTTGGAGGGATCGAGCGGTTGGACATGTTCTTTCCATTTGATCCATATCTACTAAAAGATTCCGACAGGTTTGTCCACATTACTGACACCATAACTTGTTTGGGAGTTTTCTTAATCTCATTATCTTGTAgcaaaatatatttttagaatCATTCACAAGCATGGTTTCATGCTTCTGTTTTGAATTTTAGATTCTATCAGCACAAGCATGTGAAATCCACAGCTTTTAAATTCTTCTTTAGTAAGATCCTTTTAAATTCTTTGGtgagattataaatattttttattatatttatatatatacacacatgctATATTTGCTGCTTTCATTTTTGGACTCTAAGCCATCACTTTCTTTTTTCCCGAAGATTTATGCGGCCGAATTTTGAGTTCTGGTCCATGGTAAAGACAACTTACAGCAACTGCAACAGCGAAGGCGAGGATGAGTTTGACGACCTCGACACCCCAGATTTCCCCGAGAATAACACCCATGATGATCTGGACCTCGACAACAGGGACGAGCTCGAGTTTTCTATGAACAAGATGTCAATCACTCCAAATCCCAACTTCCAACATCCAGTAATCACCAACTTCGACCAGCCTTCACGGATGCCTGCAAGGATCAGACCATCTGTGAGTCCCCCTTGGTAGCTCCGCCATTTAGTTCTCCATCAAAATATATACTCCGAAGGATTCCGAGAAAGGCCAAAATGAGATAAGGCAGCAGCTTAGCTAATATCGGATGGCTTCTTATACTTCTACATCGCTGTTGTAATCCTATTTTTGATCTAATTTTTTGTCGATGCTTGGATGCTGTGAAATAGAACGACTGGTGCAATTTTGATGCTCGATATATTATTCTTTGTGAAATTAATAAAATGCTTTGTCATATTAATATGAATTCTTTCTTTCATGAGGAAGATCTCTTCCCTGGGAATCCGTAAGTGGGCCGTGATTGGCATTGCAGGCCCGGATACGCTTCTTTGCCGACCCGTCCCTGCTTCCTCGGGTCCTCAAAAGACGAGCCCAAACAAATCTCTTCAAAGAACAACGCAGTGCTGCTGATGAGACGTATAATAAATTCATGGGATGGAGCGCGTGATGCTTGAATCGATGAACGATGTCTGCCTCCACAACATAAACCAAGTAACGGGGGTACTCTCCTGCGTTCCAGTCCCCACCTCCGAAGGGATCATTACAATCCCAAAAGAAGCAGATAAAGCAACTCCTCCTTGTCCCCCCTTTCTTGCCCTCATCGCCCGTTTGCAGTCTTTGCTCGCCTTATACACTCCCCCCTAAAGCGCATCCTGCTCCCATCCCAAAGCAGACGATGGATTCCGTTCGCTTCCCcagtctcctcctcttcttcttcttcttcttccgctattcgacggtggtggctgcagcaggcaTCAGCGGCACTAGAAACGGCGACCAGGAGTGGCGGTCCGCTACAGCCACCTACACCAGAGGAACAGCCACCGCCACCGGTGCGGGGCAAGCGGGTGCTTGTGGCTTCGGAGAGCTCAGCGAGTCGGGCTACGGGTTTAACAGCGTCGGGGTGAGCAGCGCGCTGTTCGAGAGAGGCAGCGCCTGCGGCGGTTGCTTCGAGCTGCGGTGCGTCGACCACATCCTTTGGTGCCTCAACGGGAGCCCCTCCTTGGTGGTCACCGCCACCGACTTCTGCGCCCCCAACTACGGCCTCC is a window from the Musa acuminata AAA Group cultivar baxijiao chromosome BXJ2-1, Cavendish_Baxijiao_AAA, whole genome shotgun sequence genome containing:
- the LOC103993320 gene encoding uncharacterized protein LOC103993320 — its product is MGVELASNDLLIYEAEDGYLSDSEAFASVIHVLDGVRMAPVLVAQSDRDQYDYLLSIVDPGKRMGPDEEALLATVLKALSGAVSKIDIMYHGSLLSNIFGLCLWNYGVDARNALLELITTLAAVPDKFLDACLHMLVVNFLPPRRLRESISQSRWLTRKKEIHNELHMALHYITVIIPLAPMKLRNVIDKRMPRYTDPKDVIVLFVECMLGLENDEVGEFLGSTLLAKVVDLLADLDVNITWEDILQEEHNKGIFEMELEDWDDDMDNVAKAGIKLPMENGVLKGNAYADKLDGLMVIVCEHLKLRADSGHLLNVFETLSEIFRIAVLKLHKSKFAQFLMFYACSLDPDICGLKFAVLLTDIFVSKHEDPDSRMKAVSYLASYLARAKFISSSLVASILKRLVDWCFEYCQYQDSQEKKINPQAHRIFYSGCQAVMYILCFRMRAILDVSHLRQLLFHMPLVSILCHPNLDPLKVCLPSIVQEFLRQAKAGRLFKISIPYLDDNSLESEFSKAFGGIERLDMFFPFDPYLLKDSDRFMRPNFEFWSMVKTTYSNCNSEGEDEFDDLDTPDFPENNTHDDLDLDNRDELEFSMNKMSITPNPNFQHPVITNFDQPSRMPARIRPSVSPPW